In Microbulbifer celer, a single window of DNA contains:
- the thiI gene encoding tRNA uracil 4-sulfurtransferase ThiI, which yields MHFVVKFFPEITIKSNPVRKRMSRQLADNLRKLMRQLDDRIKVQKDWEKIDVIAPDAVSHLSERIEEVLAHTPGIANFARVQQFPLGDLDDIYQKTLAIWGPQLTGKTFCVRVKRTGKHDFQSLDVEQYVGGGLNKNTQAAGVKLKNPDITVKLEVRHDKLNVIEELHQGLGGFPLGTQDPVLSLVSGGFDSTVASYLTMKRGIRTHFLFFNLGGRQHELGVKEVAFYLWDKYGASHRVKFITVPFDEVVAEILEQVDDSYMGVTLKRMMLRAASAVAKELDVDAVVTGEAIAQVSSQTLKNLAVIDSVTDTLVLRPLITSDKTDIIRTARAIGTEEFAANMPEYCGVISVKPTTRAKMEKVDHEETRFDFTVLDRAIGNRVMQNIDQVMDDLNEDAPPVDIFSEAGDATIIDIRHPTEEEVNPLELDNATVETIPFYRLSTAFQSLDKDKQYLLYCARGVMSQLHASHLLDEGYRNVGVFRPEKAKQ from the coding sequence ATGCACTTCGTCGTCAAATTTTTCCCGGAAATCACCATCAAGAGCAACCCGGTGCGCAAGCGTATGTCGCGCCAGCTCGCCGACAACCTGCGCAAGCTGATGCGGCAACTGGACGACCGCATCAAGGTACAGAAAGACTGGGAAAAGATCGACGTCATCGCACCGGATGCAGTATCCCACCTTTCCGAGCGCATAGAAGAGGTACTGGCGCACACTCCGGGTATTGCCAACTTTGCCCGGGTACAGCAGTTCCCCCTCGGCGACCTGGACGATATCTACCAGAAGACCCTGGCGATCTGGGGGCCCCAGCTCACCGGCAAGACCTTCTGCGTGCGCGTAAAGCGCACCGGCAAGCACGACTTCCAGTCCCTGGACGTGGAACAGTACGTGGGCGGCGGGCTGAACAAAAATACCCAGGCCGCCGGGGTAAAACTGAAAAACCCCGATATCACCGTCAAACTGGAAGTCCGCCACGACAAACTGAATGTCATCGAAGAGCTGCACCAGGGCCTCGGCGGCTTTCCACTGGGCACCCAGGATCCGGTGCTGTCGCTGGTTTCAGGCGGTTTTGACTCCACCGTCGCCAGCTACCTGACCATGAAACGCGGTATCCGCACCCACTTCCTGTTTTTCAACCTCGGCGGCCGTCAGCACGAGCTGGGCGTCAAGGAAGTGGCCTTCTACCTGTGGGACAAGTACGGCGCCTCCCATCGGGTGAAATTCATCACAGTACCCTTTGATGAGGTCGTGGCGGAAATCCTCGAACAGGTAGATGACTCCTATATGGGCGTCACCCTGAAGCGCATGATGCTGCGCGCCGCCTCCGCGGTCGCCAAAGAACTGGATGTGGATGCGGTGGTGACCGGCGAGGCCATCGCCCAGGTCTCCAGCCAGACCCTGAAAAACCTGGCGGTGATCGACAGTGTCACCGACACCCTGGTACTGCGCCCGCTGATCACGTCCGACAAGACCGACATCATCCGCACCGCGCGCGCCATTGGCACCGAGGAATTTGCCGCGAATATGCCCGAGTACTGTGGCGTGATTTCGGTAAAACCCACTACCCGCGCAAAAATGGAAAAGGTGGATCACGAGGAAACCCGCTTCGACTTCACCGTCCTCGACCGCGCCATCGGCAACCGCGTGATGCAGAACATCGATCAGGTGATGGACGACCTCAATGAAGACGCACCGCCGGTGGATATTTTCAGCGAAGCCGGCGATGCCACCATCATCGACATCCGCCACCCCACGGAAGAAGAAGTGAACCCGCTGGAGCTGGACAACGCCACAGTGGAAACCATCCCCTTCTACCGCCTGAGCACCGCGTTCCAGAGCCTGGATAAAGACAAGCAATACCTGCTGTATTGCGCGCGCGGGGTGATGAGCCAGCTGCATGCCTCGCACCTGCTGGATGAGGGGTATCGGAACGTCGGCGTGTTCCGGCCGGAGAAGGCGAAGCAGTAG
- the glnA gene encoding glutamate--ammonia ligase has protein sequence MSAKTLGLIKESEAKWVDLRFTDTKGKEQHVSLPSKEVDGEFFEEGKMFDGSSIAGWKGINESDMILMPDDETAFLDPFTDEATVIIRCNIVDPITGQGYERDPRSIALRAEEYLKSTGYGDTALFGPEPEFFVFDDITWGAEMGGAFYKINSEEAAWSSGASFAEGNMGHRPGVKGGYFPVPPVDSLHDIRAAMCSAMEAMGLEIEVHHHEVGTAGQCEIGVGANTLTMKADEVQILKYAVHNVAHAYGKTATFMPKPLVGDNGSGMHIHMSFSKDGTNQFAGDAYAGLSETALFYIGGIIKHARALNAFANASTNSYKRLVPGFEAPVILAYSARNRSASIRIPFVPSPKGKRVEARFPDPTANPYLVFAAMLMAGLDGVKNKIHPGDAADKDLYDLPAEELAEYPTVASSLEQALEALDQDRAFLTEGGVFTDDAIDAYIALKQEEVERVNMTTHPVEFELYYSV, from the coding sequence ATGTCAGCGAAAACGCTCGGACTGATCAAAGAGAGCGAAGCCAAATGGGTAGACCTGCGCTTCACCGATACCAAAGGTAAGGAACAGCACGTTTCTCTTCCGTCCAAGGAAGTTGACGGCGAGTTCTTCGAAGAAGGCAAGATGTTCGATGGTTCTTCCATCGCTGGCTGGAAGGGCATCAACGAATCCGACATGATCCTGATGCCGGACGACGAGACTGCCTTCCTGGACCCGTTCACCGACGAAGCGACTGTTATTATTCGCTGTAACATCGTCGATCCGATCACCGGCCAGGGCTATGAGCGCGACCCGCGTTCCATCGCGCTGCGCGCCGAGGAATACCTGAAGTCCACCGGCTACGGTGACACCGCGCTGTTCGGCCCGGAGCCCGAGTTCTTCGTATTCGACGACATTACCTGGGGCGCCGAAATGGGCGGTGCCTTCTACAAAATCAATTCCGAAGAAGCGGCCTGGTCCTCTGGTGCCTCCTTCGCGGAAGGCAACATGGGCCACCGTCCGGGTGTAAAAGGCGGCTACTTCCCGGTTCCGCCGGTCGACTCCCTGCACGACATCCGCGCTGCCATGTGTTCCGCGATGGAAGCCATGGGCCTGGAAATCGAAGTGCACCACCACGAAGTGGGCACTGCCGGCCAGTGTGAGATCGGCGTTGGCGCCAATACCCTGACCATGAAGGCGGACGAAGTTCAGATCCTGAAGTACGCGGTGCACAACGTTGCCCACGCTTACGGTAAAACCGCCACCTTTATGCCCAAGCCGCTGGTAGGCGACAACGGTTCCGGCATGCACATCCACATGTCTTTCAGTAAAGACGGCACCAACCAGTTCGCTGGCGACGCTTACGCCGGGCTGTCTGAAACTGCCCTGTTCTACATCGGCGGTATCATCAAGCACGCGCGCGCCCTGAACGCGTTTGCGAACGCTTCCACCAACTCCTATAAGCGTCTGGTACCGGGCTTCGAAGCGCCGGTTATCCTGGCCTACTCCGCGCGCAACCGCTCTGCGTCCATCCGCATTCCGTTCGTACCTAGCCCGAAAGGCAAGCGCGTTGAAGCCCGCTTCCCGGATCCGACTGCCAACCCGTACCTGGTGTTCGCAGCCATGCTGATGGCCGGCCTCGACGGCGTTAAGAACAAGATCCACCCCGGCGACGCGGCAGACAAAGACCTGTACGACCTGCCGGCGGAAGAGCTGGCCGAGTACCCGACCGTTGCCTCCAGCCTGGAACAGGCCCTGGAAGCACTGGATCAGGACCGCGCCTTCCTGACCGAAGGAGGTGTATTCACCGATGACGCCATCGATGCCTACATCGCGCTGAAGCAGGAAGAAGTAGAGCGTGTGAACATGACCACTCACCCGGTCGAGTTCGAGCTGTACTACTCTGTTTAA
- a CDS encoding DUF4124 domain-containing protein has translation MKIRIALLALLLASPLMADEAPEKGSSEGKDNEQSSSRVVYKTVTPDGRIVFSDTPPPDKKSEKVVIGPTNVQPIAPPQPMPTRKLSPRDRDKRERRSGGEQGPINFAIVSPANDATIPPGQRFIVLQVALDPVPRGGYEFFAVIDGQRWGGTSSSSSLDISALERGTHTVQAVLLDAGGQAIAQSQTIQIHVKRPGGQVPDFPAQQAPRAPKAPQAPGYPRARPGN, from the coding sequence ATGAAAATCCGGATTGCGCTGCTTGCGCTGCTACTCGCTTCGCCCCTCATGGCCGATGAGGCGCCGGAGAAAGGTAGCAGTGAGGGCAAGGACAATGAGCAGTCCTCCTCCAGGGTGGTATACAAGACCGTGACCCCGGACGGCAGGATCGTGTTCAGTGATACGCCGCCACCGGACAAGAAGTCGGAGAAGGTGGTTATTGGCCCCACCAATGTGCAGCCCATTGCGCCGCCACAGCCTATGCCCACCCGTAAACTGTCGCCGAGAGACCGGGATAAGCGCGAGCGCCGTTCCGGTGGAGAGCAGGGGCCGATCAATTTCGCCATTGTCAGTCCCGCAAACGATGCCACCATTCCGCCGGGCCAGCGCTTTATTGTGCTGCAGGTGGCTTTGGATCCCGTTCCCCGGGGTGGCTACGAGTTTTTTGCCGTGATCGACGGACAGCGCTGGGGGGGGACTTCTAGCAGTAGCAGTCTGGACATCTCCGCCCTGGAACGCGGCACCCATACGGTACAGGCGGTGCTGTTGGATGCCGGTGGCCAGGCGATTGCCCAGTCCCAGACCATCCAGATCCACGTCAAGCGACCCGGCGGCCAGGTGCCGGACTTCCCCGCCCAGCAGGCACCGCGGGCGCCAAAAGCCCCCCAGGCACCCGGTTACCCCCGGGCACGGCCGGGTAACTGA
- the glnL gene encoding nitrogen regulation protein NR(II) — protein MLNDRQLRLLLDNLTSAVLVLDENLSLCYLNSAAEDLVAVSNARAIGQPLEEVVRESQSAQQAMRSALVSGQKYTVRRALWLLHTLEECTVDYSVTPLTELGLLLLEVQSMDRLLRIAREDALISAQETTRNLVRGMAHEVKNPLGGIRGAAQLLQRELKEVEGGELGEYTQIIIEEADRLRDLVDRMLGPRKPLDLKPNNIHAITERVAQLIEAECDGALTIQRDYDPSIPDLPVDSNQLIQAVLNIARNAMEAIVESIGLEQGQMTIRTRVQRQFTIGRRNCPLVCRIDIVDNGPGIPEDIRERIFYPMISGRAEGSGLGLSISQHVINQHRGLIKCESEPGKTEFQIYLPLIT, from the coding sequence ATGCTGAACGACCGCCAGTTACGTCTACTGCTGGATAACCTCACCTCCGCCGTGCTGGTGCTCGACGAGAACCTCTCGCTCTGCTACCTGAATTCCGCCGCGGAGGACCTGGTTGCGGTTTCCAATGCCCGCGCTATCGGTCAGCCCCTGGAGGAAGTGGTGCGTGAGTCCCAGTCCGCCCAGCAGGCCATGCGTTCCGCACTGGTCAGTGGGCAGAAATACACCGTGCGACGGGCGCTGTGGCTGTTGCACACCCTGGAAGAGTGCACCGTCGACTACTCGGTTACGCCACTCACGGAGCTGGGGTTGCTGCTGCTGGAGGTCCAGTCCATGGACCGCCTGTTGCGGATTGCGCGGGAGGATGCACTTATCTCCGCGCAGGAGACTACCCGCAATCTGGTGCGCGGCATGGCGCACGAAGTGAAAAATCCCCTGGGTGGTATTCGCGGAGCGGCACAGTTGCTGCAAAGAGAATTGAAAGAGGTTGAAGGTGGCGAGCTGGGGGAATACACCCAGATCATCATCGAAGAGGCGGACCGACTGCGCGATCTGGTGGACCGGATGCTGGGGCCGCGCAAACCGCTGGACCTGAAGCCCAATAACATTCACGCGATCACCGAGCGCGTGGCGCAGCTGATCGAGGCGGAGTGCGACGGCGCACTGACCATCCAGCGGGATTACGATCCGTCGATTCCGGATCTGCCGGTGGACAGCAATCAACTGATCCAGGCGGTACTGAATATCGCGCGCAACGCCATGGAAGCGATTGTCGAGAGTATCGGCCTGGAACAGGGGCAGATGACGATCCGCACCCGGGTACAGCGACAGTTCACCATCGGTCGTCGCAACTGCCCGCTGGTGTGCCGGATCGACATTGTCGACAACGGCCCGGGTATTCCGGAAGACATTCGCGAACGTATCTTTTATCCGATGATTTCCGGGCGTGCAGAGGGATCGGGGCTGGGGCTGTCCATCTCCCAGCATGTCATCAACCAGCACCGCGGGTTGATCAAGTGTGAAAGTGAACCGGGAAAAACAGAGTTTCAGATTTATTTGCCGCTTATTACCTGA